From Erwinia pyri, a single genomic window includes:
- a CDS encoding carbon starvation CstA family protein yields MKNVKTGVTWSAVALVGAGAFAMLALSRGEHVNALWLVVASVACYSIAYRFYSLFIAKNIFELDDRRRTPAERNNDGLDYVPTNKWVLFGHHFAAIAGAGPLVGPILAAQMGFLPGTIWILVGVMMAGAVQDFLILFISTRRDGRSLGEMAKQELGAFAGVVTMLGALGVMIIILSALALVVVKALANSPWGLFTIAATIPIALLMGIYMRFIRPGKIAEVSLIGFVLMMAAIIYGGDIAQHPYWGPFFTLKGTTLTWVLVVYGFIASVLPVWLLLAPRDYLSTFLKIGVILGLAVGILFAMPEMKMPAVTRFIDGTGPVFSGALFPFLFITIACGAISGFHALVSSGTTPKLIERESHIRFIGYGAMLMESFVAIMALICASVIEPGVYFAMNSPAALIGTTVESASQAINGWGFVVTPEMLTGIARDVGETSILSRAGGAPTFAVGMAHIITEVFNSRVMMAFWYHFAILFEALFILTAVDAGTRACRFMVQDLVGTVVPSLANNRSWAGNMAGTTVAVAGWGFFVYQGVVDPLGGINTLWPLFGIGNQMLASMALILGTVVLFKMKKQRYAWVTILPTAWLFITSMTAGWQKIFHEKPAIGFLAQAKKFSTGIENGVVIAPAKTVADMQTIVFSNQINAALCAFFMLVAVTMLIAAFFVIRRALKSEKPTVHETSVSLRNEAHHV; encoded by the coding sequence ATGAAAAACGTCAAAACCGGCGTAACCTGGTCTGCGGTGGCGTTAGTGGGTGCCGGGGCGTTTGCCATGCTGGCGCTCAGCCGGGGCGAGCATGTTAATGCCCTGTGGCTGGTGGTGGCTTCGGTCGCCTGTTACAGCATCGCTTATCGTTTCTACAGCCTGTTTATCGCCAAAAATATTTTCGAGCTGGACGATCGTCGGCGTACACCGGCCGAGCGAAACAATGATGGTCTGGACTATGTTCCCACCAATAAGTGGGTGCTGTTTGGACACCACTTTGCCGCCATTGCCGGTGCCGGGCCGCTGGTCGGCCCGATTCTGGCGGCGCAGATGGGCTTTTTGCCCGGCACGATCTGGATCCTGGTGGGCGTGATGATGGCCGGCGCCGTGCAGGATTTTCTGATCCTCTTTATCTCCACCCGGCGCGATGGGCGATCGCTGGGGGAGATGGCGAAACAGGAGCTGGGTGCTTTTGCCGGTGTGGTTACCATGCTGGGCGCACTGGGCGTGATGATCATTATCCTCTCCGCGCTGGCTCTGGTGGTGGTGAAAGCATTGGCAAACAGCCCATGGGGCCTGTTTACCATCGCGGCGACTATCCCTATTGCGCTGCTGATGGGCATCTATATGCGCTTTATCCGGCCCGGCAAAATTGCTGAGGTGTCGCTAATAGGTTTTGTGCTGATGATGGCCGCCATTATCTATGGCGGCGATATTGCGCAGCATCCCTACTGGGGTCCCTTCTTTACCCTGAAAGGCACTACCCTGACCTGGGTGCTGGTCGTTTATGGCTTTATCGCCTCGGTGCTGCCGGTCTGGCTGCTGCTGGCGCCACGTGATTACCTCTCCACCTTCCTGAAAATTGGCGTTATTTTAGGTCTGGCGGTGGGTATTCTGTTTGCCATGCCGGAGATGAAAATGCCCGCCGTCACGCGCTTTATTGACGGCACCGGTCCGGTCTTCTCAGGCGCGCTGTTCCCCTTCTTGTTTATCACCATTGCCTGTGGCGCCATTTCCGGCTTCCATGCGCTGGTCTCCAGCGGCACCACGCCCAAGCTTATCGAACGTGAAAGCCATATTCGCTTCATCGGTTATGGCGCGATGCTGATGGAATCCTTTGTGGCCATCATGGCGCTGATCTGCGCATCGGTTATCGAACCTGGCGTCTATTTCGCCATGAATTCGCCAGCCGCACTGATTGGCACCACGGTGGAATCGGCCTCGCAGGCGATTAACGGCTGGGGTTTTGTGGTGACGCCTGAAATGCTGACGGGAATAGCGCGCGACGTGGGCGAAACCTCGATTCTTTCACGGGCAGGCGGCGCACCGACGTTTGCTGTAGGGATGGCGCATATTATTACTGAGGTGTTTAACAGTCGGGTGATGATGGCCTTCTGGTACCATTTCGCTATTTTGTTTGAAGCGCTGTTTATTCTGACCGCTGTTGATGCCGGTACGCGGGCCTGTCGTTTTATGGTGCAGGATCTGGTCGGTACCGTGGTGCCGTCGCTGGCGAATAATCGCTCCTGGGCGGGCAATATGGCAGGTACAACCGTTGCCGTGGCGGGCTGGGGCTTCTTCGTCTATCAGGGCGTGGTAGATCCGCTGGGCGGTATCAATACGCTCTGGCCGCTGTTCGGTATCGGTAACCAGATGCTGGCCTCAATGGCGCTGATCCTCGGCACCGTGGTGTTATTCAAAATGAAAAAGCAGCGCTATGCCTGGGTGACCATCCTGCCAACTGCCTGGCTGTTTATCACCTCGATGACCGCTGGCTGGCAGAAGATTTTCCACGAGAAGCCAGCGATTGGTTTCCTGGCACAGGCGAAGAAATTCTCTACCGGTATTGAGAATGGCGTGGTGATTGCACCAGCCAAAACGGTGGCTGATATGCAGACCATCGTCTTCAGCAATCAGATCAATGCCGCCCTGTGCGCCTTCTTTATGCTGGTCGCGGTAACGATGCTGATCGCCGCCTTCTTTGTTATCCGCCGTGCGCTTAAAAGTGAGAAACCGACCGTTCACGAAACCAGCGTTTCTTTGAGAAATGAGGCTCACCATGTCTGA
- a CDS encoding YbdD/YjiX family protein, which translates to MSDAISCPRQISFTVIRRVVPLPGKTPEKLTLRLLMSRLAQSFRLMVGVQDYPTYLRHMNRQHPATKPMTEKEFHRYCLEARFPGKGGKLGKCPC; encoded by the coding sequence ATGTCTGATGCCATTTCCTGTCCGCGCCAGATAAGTTTTACCGTTATCCGGCGTGTGGTGCCTCTCCCTGGCAAAACGCCAGAAAAATTAACGTTACGTTTACTAATGTCACGTCTGGCGCAGAGTTTCCGCCTGATGGTAGGGGTTCAGGATTACCCAACCTACCTGCGGCATATGAATCGGCAGCACCCTGCCACTAAGCCTATGACAGAGAAAGAGTTTCATCGCTATTGCCTGGAAGCGCGCTTTCCCGGAAAAGGCGGGAAATTAGGTAAATGCCCCTGCTAA
- the pdeR gene encoding cyclic di-GMP phosphodiesterase, translating into MTDEQGQSLLYTYFGTTSPHWRLKADSDALLFAEDELASTHIAVPLTGPQANLIRSMTVITSSANLTLSLYGEPLSMHLVGRRVNQTSWAGSASAWGDTSAVARDLVLGLSFAEQVVSEANSVIVIVDQRGNIQRFNRLSEEYTGLKEQEVIGRNVFQLFMTKQEASASRRNISGFFRDGSSYEVERWIKTKKGQRLFLFRNKFVHSGSGKNEIYLICSGTDITEERRAQERLRVLANTDTITGLPNRNAINYAIAEALENRVGQQVGIVYLDLDNFKKVNDAYGHMFGDQLLQAVSLAILSCLDKDQTLARLGGDEFIVLATDASQASLEAMASRILDRLKQPFRIGLIEVYSGCSIGIAVSPQHGEDRESLIRNADTAMYTAKESGRGKFCIFSAEMNQRVFEYLWLDTNLRKALDQNQLIIHYQPKIDVDGEVRSVEALVRWLSPERGLVPPGSFISYAEESGLIVPLGRWVMLTALEQVVRWRERGINLRVAVNVSPRQLIDQSIYSDLKLALEQANLDHCPIDIELTESCLIENEEKALALMGQFQQLGAEVHLDDFGTGYSSLSQLARVPINAIKLDQSFVRGVNEQPVSQSLVRAIVAVARALELEVIAEGIETKEEEKFVLASGVGTRQGFYYARPMPAEDIERWLADRMEKINA; encoded by the coding sequence ATGACCGATGAACAAGGGCAATCGTTACTCTATACCTATTTTGGTACTACCAGCCCTCATTGGCGTTTAAAGGCCGACAGCGATGCCCTTCTTTTTGCTGAAGATGAACTGGCAAGTACACACATAGCCGTTCCGCTTACCGGGCCTCAGGCAAACCTGATCCGCAGCATGACCGTGATCACTTCCAGCGCAAACCTGACCCTGTCGTTATATGGCGAACCGCTCTCTATGCACCTTGTTGGCCGAAGGGTCAACCAGACCTCCTGGGCGGGCAGCGCTTCTGCCTGGGGAGATACCTCCGCCGTGGCCCGGGATTTAGTATTGGGTCTCTCTTTTGCTGAACAGGTGGTTTCCGAAGCAAATTCCGTCATTGTTATCGTCGATCAGCGCGGTAACATTCAGCGTTTTAACCGCCTGAGTGAAGAATACACCGGTCTTAAAGAGCAGGAAGTCATTGGGCGAAATGTCTTCCAGCTGTTTATGACCAAGCAGGAAGCCTCCGCTTCCCGGCGCAACATCAGCGGATTTTTCCGGGACGGTAGCTCTTACGAAGTTGAGCGCTGGATCAAAACCAAAAAAGGGCAGCGGCTCTTCCTGTTCCGCAATAAATTCGTTCACAGCGGCAGCGGTAAAAACGAAATCTATCTGATCTGTTCGGGTACAGATATTACCGAAGAGCGCCGTGCCCAGGAGCGGCTGCGCGTCCTGGCAAATACGGATACCATCACCGGCCTGCCAAACCGTAACGCAATTAATTACGCTATTGCCGAAGCGCTGGAAAACCGTGTCGGGCAGCAGGTCGGCATTGTCTACCTCGATCTGGACAACTTTAAGAAGGTTAACGACGCCTACGGCCATATGTTTGGCGATCAGCTGTTACAGGCCGTCTCGCTGGCGATTTTGAGCTGCCTGGATAAAGATCAGACCCTTGCCAGGCTGGGGGGCGATGAATTTATTGTGCTGGCTACGGATGCCAGTCAGGCCTCACTGGAGGCGATGGCTTCACGTATTCTGGATCGGCTTAAACAGCCCTTCCGCATTGGTTTGATTGAGGTCTATTCCGGCTGTTCAATCGGTATCGCCGTCAGTCCACAGCATGGTGAAGATCGTGAAAGTTTGATCCGTAATGCAGATACCGCAATGTACACCGCTAAAGAGAGCGGTCGTGGCAAATTTTGCATCTTCAGCGCCGAAATGAATCAGCGGGTATTTGAATATCTCTGGCTGGATACCAACCTGCGCAAAGCGCTGGATCAAAATCAGCTGATTATTCACTATCAGCCCAAGATCGATGTGGATGGTGAAGTAAGAAGCGTGGAGGCGCTGGTTCGCTGGCTCTCGCCGGAGCGTGGGCTGGTGCCGCCAGGCAGCTTTATCTCTTATGCTGAAGAGTCGGGGCTGATCGTGCCGCTGGGGCGCTGGGTAATGTTAACCGCCTTAGAACAGGTTGTTCGCTGGCGTGAACGGGGCATTAACTTACGGGTTGCGGTGAACGTTTCTCCCCGTCAGCTTATAGACCAGAGTATCTATTCCGATCTGAAGCTGGCGCTGGAGCAGGCCAATCTCGATCACTGCCCGATTGATATTGAGCTTACGGAAAGCTGCCTGATTGAAAACGAAGAGAAAGCACTGGCGCTGATGGGCCAGTTCCAGCAGCTGGGGGCGGAAGTTCACCTTGACGATTTTGGTACCGGCTACTCTTCCCTTTCACAGCTGGCGCGCGTTCCGATTAATGCCATTAAACTGGATCAGAGTTTTGTGCGCGGGGTAAATGAACAGCCTGTGTCTCAGTCGCTGGTTCGCGCCATCGTCGCGGTTGCCAGGGCGCTGGAGCTGGAGGTGATTGCCGAAGGCATTGAAACCAAAGAAGAGGAGAAATTTGTCCTGGCGAGTGGTGTTGGCACCCGCCAGGGATTTTACTATGCAAGACCAATGCCCGCGGAAGATATCGAGCGCTGGCTTGCTGACAGAATGGAAAAAATTAACGCTTAG
- a CDS encoding crotonase/enoyl-CoA hydratase family protein — MTVINQTTCRLFSEVGHTTQLSAYYEEGRRTMWMLLRAQPRPSFNHELIEEIMNLSYAAQRSGLPIDFWVTGSLVPTMFNAGGDLRFFVESIKNGRREALRAYARACVDCIHAAARGFDTGAVSIAMVEGSALGGGFEAALAHHFILAQNSARMGFPEIAFNLFPGMGGYSLVARRSGMKLAEELICEGESHSAEWFEQRGLVDKVFQPGEGYQATRTFIDTLKPKLNGVKAMLKARQRVLQLTRAELMDITEDWVDFAFTIEPKDIAYMERLVQLQNRHSAQVLRKVG; from the coding sequence ATGACAGTAATTAATCAGACTACATGCCGGTTGTTTAGCGAAGTTGGCCATACCACACAGCTTTCTGCCTACTATGAAGAGGGCCGTCGTACCATGTGGATGCTGCTTCGCGCGCAACCCCGTCCGAGCTTTAACCACGAGCTTATCGAAGAGATTATGAATCTCAGCTATGCCGCACAGCGTTCTGGTTTACCCATCGATTTTTGGGTAACTGGCTCTTTGGTGCCGACCATGTTTAATGCCGGTGGCGATCTGCGTTTCTTTGTTGAATCGATAAAAAATGGACGGCGCGAAGCTCTGAGAGCCTATGCGCGGGCATGCGTGGACTGTATTCATGCAGCGGCAAGGGGGTTTGATACCGGCGCCGTCAGCATAGCAATGGTGGAAGGCAGTGCATTAGGAGGAGGTTTTGAGGCTGCGCTGGCCCACCATTTCATTCTGGCGCAAAACAGTGCCCGAATGGGCTTCCCTGAAATTGCTTTTAACCTTTTCCCGGGCATGGGGGGCTACTCACTGGTCGCCCGCCGTTCCGGTATGAAGCTGGCAGAGGAGTTAATCTGCGAAGGGGAGTCACATAGTGCCGAGTGGTTTGAACAGCGTGGGCTGGTCGATAAAGTGTTTCAGCCAGGGGAAGGGTATCAGGCGACACGTACCTTTATCGATACCCTCAAGCCAAAACTGAACGGGGTTAAAGCCATGCTCAAAGCGCGTCAGCGTGTCCTGCAGCTGACGCGCGCGGAGTTAATGGATATCACGGAAGATTGGGTCGATTTCGCTTTCACTATTGAGCCGAAAGATATCGCCTATATGGAACGTCTTGTTCAGCTACAAAACCGCCACAGCGCCCAGGTCCTGCGTAAAGTTGGCTAA
- the araD gene encoding L-ribulose-5-phosphate 4-epimerase, with the protein MLEALKQQVLEANLALPGHGLVVFTWGNVSAIDRDSGLMVIKPSGVSYEAMQRDDMVVVNVETGEVVEGEKRPSSDTDTHRALYQAWPGAGSIVHTHSRHATIWAQAGKDLPAWGTTHADDFFGAIPCTRQMTPEEIQTRYEWETGNVIIETFRQRELDPETIPAVLVNSHGPFCWGKTAAEAVHTAVVLEEVAYMGIFSLQLSPGLPAIHSALLDNHYLRKHGSNAWYGQKK; encoded by the coding sequence ATGTTAGAAGCGTTAAAACAACAGGTGCTGGAAGCGAATCTGGCCTTACCTGGACACGGGCTGGTAGTTTTTACCTGGGGCAACGTCAGCGCTATCGATCGTGACAGCGGTCTGATGGTGATTAAACCTTCCGGGGTCAGCTATGAGGCCATGCAGCGTGACGATATGGTGGTGGTGAATGTTGAGACCGGTGAAGTGGTAGAGGGCGAAAAACGCCCCTCATCTGATACGGATACTCATCGCGCGCTCTATCAGGCCTGGCCTGGTGCAGGCAGTATCGTCCATACCCATTCCAGACATGCCACCATCTGGGCGCAGGCAGGAAAAGATCTTCCTGCATGGGGCACAACGCATGCCGACGACTTCTTCGGGGCCATTCCCTGCACGCGGCAGATGACGCCCGAAGAGATCCAGACGCGCTACGAATGGGAAACGGGCAACGTGATCATCGAGACATTCCGTCAACGCGAACTCGACCCCGAAACCATTCCAGCCGTGCTGGTCAACTCACATGGCCCCTTTTGCTGGGGAAAAACAGCAGCAGAGGCGGTGCATACTGCAGTAGTGCTGGAAGAGGTGGCCTATATGGGCATCTTCAGTTTACAGCTTTCACCGGGGCTGCCGGCCATTCACTCCGCTTTACTGGATAACCACTATTTGCGTAAGCACGGCAGTAATGCCTGGTATGGTCAGAAAAAATAA
- the osmB gene encoding osmotically-inducible lipoprotein OsmB, with amino-acid sequence MTLTAKRISAGLLAATLVLSLSACSNWSKRDRNTAIGAGAGAIGGSILSNGSGLGTVGGAAVGGIIGHQISR; translated from the coding sequence ATGACATTGACTGCAAAACGTATTTCCGCAGGCCTGCTGGCCGCGACGTTAGTTCTTTCCCTGAGCGCTTGCTCTAACTGGTCTAAGCGCGACCGTAACACGGCTATCGGAGCTGGCGCGGGAGCGATTGGCGGCTCAATCCTCTCCAATGGTAGCGGACTGGGAACCGTAGGCGGTGCCGCCGTTGGCGGTATCATCGGCCACCAGATTAGCCGTTAA
- the yciH gene encoding stress response translation initiation inhibitor YciH, protein MAENNSRLVYSTESGRIEQPKPQTERPKGDGIVRLQRQTSGRKGKGVCLITGLDMPDAELEKLAAELKKKCGCGGAVKEGVIEIQGDKRDLLKTLLEAKGLKVKLAGG, encoded by the coding sequence ATGGCAGAGAATAACAGTCGCCTGGTTTACTCAACTGAATCGGGACGGATTGAGCAACCCAAACCGCAAACCGAGCGCCCCAAAGGCGATGGCATTGTGCGTCTTCAGCGCCAGACCAGCGGCAGGAAGGGGAAGGGCGTCTGCCTGATAACGGGGCTGGATATGCCCGATGCAGAGCTTGAAAAGCTTGCGGCAGAATTAAAGAAAAAATGCGGTTGCGGCGGGGCAGTAAAAGAGGGCGTTATCGAAATTCAGGGTGACAAGCGGGACCTGCTAAAGACGCTGCTTGAGGCTAAAGGCCTGAAGGTGAAACTGGCCGGAGGTTAA
- the pyrF gene encoding orotidine-5'-phosphate decarboxylase, whose protein sequence is MQSPQVTGSPILVALDYHDRAAAMAFVDRIDPQSCRLKVGKEMYTLFGPDLVRELHQRGFQVFLDLKFHDIPNTTAHAVAAAADLGVWMVNVHASGGARMMTAAREALLPFGKEAPLLIAVTVLTSMEAADLRDIGIDASPADHAERLARLTQQCGLDGVVCSAQEAVRFKQALGADFNLVTPGIRPAGSEAGDQRRIMTPQQALQAGVDYMVIGRPITHSSDPEATLKTILASLREA, encoded by the coding sequence ATGCAATCACCTCAGGTAACCGGTTCTCCCATTCTGGTCGCGTTGGATTATCACGATCGCGCAGCGGCTATGGCGTTTGTCGACCGGATTGACCCGCAGAGCTGTCGGCTGAAAGTTGGCAAGGAGATGTACACGCTGTTCGGCCCCGATCTGGTCAGAGAGTTGCATCAGCGCGGATTCCAGGTCTTTCTGGATCTGAAGTTTCACGATATTCCTAACACTACGGCGCATGCTGTCGCCGCCGCTGCCGATCTTGGCGTCTGGATGGTGAACGTACACGCCAGCGGAGGAGCCCGGATGATGACGGCAGCCCGTGAAGCCTTACTACCTTTTGGTAAAGAGGCACCCCTGCTGATAGCGGTAACCGTACTGACCAGTATGGAAGCAGCCGATCTGCGGGATATCGGAATTGATGCTTCTCCAGCCGACCACGCTGAACGGCTGGCCCGACTCACCCAGCAGTGTGGCCTTGATGGCGTGGTCTGCTCGGCGCAGGAAGCGGTACGCTTTAAACAGGCTCTTGGGGCAGACTTTAATCTGGTGACGCCTGGTATCCGGCCTGCGGGGAGCGAAGCTGGCGATCAGCGCCGCATCATGACGCCGCAGCAGGCTCTGCAGGCTGGCGTAGACTATATGGTCATTGGGCGTCCGATTACCCACTCTTCAGATCCTGAAGCCACCTTAAAAACCATTCTGGCATCATTACGGGAGGCATAA
- the lapB gene encoding lipopolysaccharide assembly protein LapB yields the protein MLELLFLLLPVAAAYGWYMGRRSAQQDKQQEASRLSRDYVAGVNFLLSNQQDKAVDLFLDMLKEDSGTVEAHLTLGNLFRSRGEVDRAIRIHQSLMESASLTYDQRLLAVQQLGRDYMAAGFYDRAEEMFSQLVDETDFRVGALQQLLIIHQATSDWPKAIEVAERLVKLGKDKQRMEIAHFYCELALQAMGSDDLDRAMSLLKKGESADRQSARVSIMMGRIHMAKGDYAKAMGHLQRVIEQDKELVSETLAMLETCYQQLNQPQAWAEYLQRCVEENTGAAAELYLSDVIERDEGGEVAQLYINRQLQRHPTMRVFHRLMDYHLHEAEDGRAKESLMVLRDMVGEQIRTKPRYRCHKCGFTAHALYWHCPSCRAWSSVKPIRGLDGQ from the coding sequence ATGTTGGAATTGCTGTTTCTGTTACTGCCTGTTGCCGCCGCTTACGGCTGGTACATGGGGCGCCGCAGCGCGCAACAGGACAAGCAACAGGAAGCAAGCCGCCTGTCGCGGGACTATGTGGCAGGAGTAAACTTTCTGCTTTCCAACCAGCAGGATAAAGCGGTCGATCTTTTCCTCGATATGCTCAAAGAGGACAGCGGCACGGTAGAAGCTCACCTCACGCTGGGCAACCTTTTCCGCTCACGGGGGGAGGTAGACCGCGCTATCCGCATTCATCAGTCTTTAATGGAAAGCGCCTCCCTGACCTACGATCAGCGGCTTTTAGCGGTGCAGCAGCTGGGCCGGGATTATATGGCTGCCGGCTTTTACGATCGGGCAGAAGAGATGTTCAGCCAGCTGGTGGATGAAACGGATTTCCGCGTCGGCGCGTTACAGCAGCTGTTAATCATCCATCAGGCAACCAGCGACTGGCCAAAAGCGATCGAAGTGGCCGAGCGGCTGGTTAAACTGGGTAAAGATAAGCAGCGCATGGAGATCGCCCATTTTTACTGTGAGCTGGCTCTGCAGGCGATGGGCAGTGATGACCTTGACCGGGCGATGAGCCTGTTGAAAAAAGGTGAGTCGGCAGACCGGCAGAGCGCACGCGTCTCGATCATGATGGGGCGTATTCACATGGCGAAAGGTGACTATGCTAAAGCGATGGGGCACCTGCAGCGCGTGATCGAGCAGGATAAAGAACTGGTCAGCGAGACGCTGGCTATGCTGGAAACCTGTTATCAGCAGCTTAATCAGCCGCAGGCCTGGGCAGAGTACCTTCAGCGCTGCGTGGAGGAGAACACCGGTGCCGCTGCCGAGCTCTATCTCTCTGACGTGATTGAGCGTGATGAGGGCGGGGAAGTGGCACAGCTCTATATTAATCGCCAGCTCCAGCGTCACCCGACCATGCGGGTGTTCCACCGGTTGATGGATTATCACCTGCATGAAGCGGAAGATGGCAGGGCGAAAGAGAGCCTGATGGTCCTGCGCGATATGGTGGGCGAGCAAATCCGCACCAAACCTCGTTACCGCTGTCACAAGTGCGGTTTTACCGCCCATGCACTCTACTGGCACTGTCCTTCCTGTCGTGCCTGGTCCTCCGTAAAACCTATCCGGGGTCTGGACGGCCAGTAA
- a CDS encoding LapA family protein, producing MKYLLIFLLVLVIFIISITLGAHNDQVVTFNYLLAQGEYRVSTLLAILFAAGFLLGWAICGLFWLRVRVSLAHSQRKLKRLQQQLGQAEEAVTASQVPAIKE from the coding sequence GTGAAATATTTGCTGATTTTTTTACTGGTATTAGTGATTTTCATCATCTCGATTACGCTTGGGGCGCATAACGATCAGGTGGTTACCTTTAACTACCTGCTGGCGCAGGGCGAATATCGTGTTTCAACGTTGTTAGCTATTCTGTTCGCCGCCGGATTTCTGCTTGGCTGGGCCATTTGTGGCCTGTTCTGGCTGCGCGTGCGCGTGTCGCTTGCCCACTCTCAACGTAAATTAAAACGCCTGCAGCAGCAGCTGGGGCAGGCAGAAGAAGCTGTGACAGCGTCACAAGTTCCTGCCATTAAGGAATAA
- the pgpB gene encoding phosphatidylglycerophosphatase B, giving the protein MRDILKRTTLGALLLLIMPVGVLLSGWHWKPVEMGWVQKALFWLTETVTSPWGTLTSALLCGWFLWCLRFRLKPALILLIIVVSAILVGQYTKSFIKEQVQEPRPYVLWLEQNQSLNEQTFYQQKRPERSALVRNALIDNTQLPDWLKQHWEFETGYAFPSGHTMFAASWALLGIGLLWPRRRIVTVALLLCWAIGVMGSRLVLGMHWPQDLITSTLISWVLVSLATWLVQRYCGPLTVPPREEREIRQRDEE; this is encoded by the coding sequence ATGAGAGATATTTTGAAACGTACCACCCTGGGTGCGCTGTTACTGCTGATTATGCCCGTTGGGGTTCTGCTCTCTGGCTGGCACTGGAAGCCGGTGGAGATGGGGTGGGTACAGAAAGCGCTGTTCTGGCTGACCGAAACCGTGACCAGCCCCTGGGGCACACTCACCAGCGCGCTTTTGTGCGGCTGGTTTTTATGGTGTCTGCGTTTCCGGCTCAAACCCGCACTGATTTTGCTGATCATTGTGGTTTCGGCCATTCTCGTGGGGCAATACACGAAATCGTTTATCAAAGAGCAGGTGCAGGAGCCGCGGCCATACGTACTGTGGCTTGAGCAGAATCAGAGCCTCAATGAGCAAACTTTTTACCAGCAGAAGCGGCCAGAACGTAGCGCGCTGGTGCGTAATGCGCTTATTGATAACACGCAATTGCCTGACTGGCTGAAGCAGCACTGGGAGTTTGAAACGGGTTACGCTTTCCCTTCAGGCCATACTATGTTTGCCGCCAGCTGGGCGTTGCTGGGAATAGGGTTGCTGTGGCCACGCCGACGTATCGTGACGGTGGCTCTGCTGCTGTGCTGGGCGATCGGGGTAATGGGCAGCCGGTTAGTGCTGGGGATGCACTGGCCGCAGGATCTTATCACCTCTACCCTGATCAGTTGGGTACTGGTAAGCCTGGCTACCTGGCTGGTACAGCGTTATTGCGGTCCGCTTACCGTTCCGCCGCGGGAAGAGCGTGAAATCAGGCAACGCGATGAGGAGTGA
- the ribA gene encoding GTP cyclohydrolase II, with amino-acid sequence MQLKRVAEAKLPTPWGDFLMVGFEELATGHDHVALVYGDITDSDAVLARVHSECLTGDALFSLRCDCGFQLEAALNHIAEEGRGVLLYHRQEGRNIGLLNKIRAYALQDKGFDTVEANHQLGFAADERDFTLCADMFKLLGVNEVRLLTNNPRKVEILSEAGINIVERVPLIVGRNPENAHYLDTKAAKMGHLLTKE; translated from the coding sequence ATGCAGCTTAAACGGGTAGCAGAAGCCAAACTGCCCACGCCATGGGGAGATTTCCTGATGGTTGGTTTTGAAGAACTGGCAACCGGTCACGATCATGTGGCGCTGGTTTATGGCGATATTACTGACAGTGACGCGGTGCTGGCACGCGTTCATTCCGAGTGTCTGACTGGCGATGCGCTGTTCAGTCTGCGTTGCGACTGCGGTTTTCAGCTGGAAGCGGCGCTGAACCATATTGCGGAAGAAGGTCGGGGCGTGCTGCTCTATCATCGTCAGGAAGGCCGTAATATTGGTCTGCTGAACAAGATCCGCGCTTACGCCTTGCAGGATAAGGGTTTTGATACCGTTGAAGCCAATCATCAGCTCGGTTTTGCTGCCGATGAGCGTGATTTCACGCTCTGCGCGGATATGTTTAAGCTGCTGGGCGTGAATGAAGTCCGCCTGCTGACCAATAATCCTCGTAAGGTAGAGATCCTTAGCGAAGCCGGAATCAATATCGTCGAGCGCGTGCCGCTGATTGTGGGGCGTAACCCGGAAAACGCCCACTATCTGGATACCAAGGCGGCGAAAATGGGCCATCTGCTTACCAAGGAGTAA